The Anopheles gambiae chromosome 2, idAnoGambNW_F1_1, whole genome shotgun sequence genomic sequence AACATTCAGccataccggcgaactcgttcgttcctgggaacgttcgccgcgacgctcattttcactcatttcatagccctctagatcaaaaattagaaaaccgtatagattttgtactggacaacctagtggtacaaccctgtccactcatgagcgacgaatgattctcgtcgaacgagttcgccggtacggctgattgtCTGTAGATTTAGGGGTTTCTCTCATCTTCGAAACGACAACAAATGCATCATCAAAAACATTCAAGCaccgagcaaaacaaaaacaaaatcgtaaatcattgtgtggttttttttgaaGTTTTATTCCTTCCCTTCTCTCGCAAGGATTCCTCCTTTTTCACGTACACAAGGCTTCACAGTACAGTTACGCCTCTTCACTGCCCCCAAGGAGATGATGACGCACGatgttttgttgctctttttCTAAGGTTGGTGCGATGCTCGACAATGCTACGACGAGGAACGGATCGTAGCACCGACAACCGGCGATCTATTTGCCACCAACAAGCTATCATCACCGCCCCTCctccacagcacagcacacaaacactgacACACCACAGAGCGCCACTGTTTGTCACTGCTTACTTGGATTTCTTGTTCTTGATCTTCTTAAGGTAGAATTCAAGCTCCTTGCCCTCCAGGATGTAACCGTCGGCACGTCCAACTTGTCCAGGGCGGGAAGAGATGCAAGCTGTGAAAAAAGGGGGACGAAAGAGTGGACACCACCGTTAGTATGTTTCCCGCTTGTGTTTGTGGAATGAAAAACTCGATTCGTGTGCTGTTCGATTCGCGAAAGGGATGGCATTATCATCAGAGTAACTATGACGGTGATGGATCATTTCCCACTGTTGCCAGCACAGGCGGCTCAAAACGAGCGTGCCAACTGGTAAGATCTACGCCGAGGCGTAGACGTGAGTCTCATCTAGTTTAACATcattgaaaaaacaaaagcacattCCAACACGAAACGAACCACCAAAATTGCACACAACCCAACGGGGCCATCGAATATCACAATATACATACCGAGCAGACGACCAGCGTTGAACTGTTCCTCCACTGCAGGATCGATCTTGGCGTTCTTCTGGCGCTTGACGTACTTCCGCAGGTTGCTCTTGCTGCGCTTCTTGCTCAACACATCCTCCTCGCCGGCCTTCAGCTCGCGCTTCTTGCCAAGCGGCAGCAGGTAGTGGCTCTCGTACCACTGACGGAAGGGCGACGCATCGATCACGATGATCGCGTTCTTCACCAGCGTCTTGGTACGGATCAGCTCGTTGTTCGACGCGTTGTACACGACGTCGATGATGCGTGCCTTGCGGGCCATACCCTCCGATCCCCAGGCGAAGTTGCCCGAGTCCAGACGGAGGGCACGGAACTTCCTGTTACCACCACGGGTACGCACGAAGTGGACACGAGTTGCACCAATCTAAAAGACACAGAACAAAAGAACACATGAATTATGCTGCTGTCCCTGTGCAAAGATGGGAAAAGGGCATGTGTGCACCCGCACCACTTACCTTGGTGTTGGCGGCCGGGCGTCCTAACTCATACTTCCTCTTCTTGCGGATGGCGGCCTTCTTGCCACCAGTGGCTCGCCTCTTATGATAGCTATCGCGGCTAATACCTAAAATTGGCAGTCaggaaacagaagaaaaaggaagttTATTACCATTTCACCACCCGGGCACGCTACGATACACCCGCCACCGGTCCCCGCGGTACGGCATGCGACAGATGCAGCCGCATACATGAGACCCTCCCCCCATAACACAAATACATCGGAAAACGTGGACTTTTGTAGCGATGAAAAACACTGCACAAACCACTCGTTTTCGCTCCGTTTCACTCACTTCGGGTGCTACGCTACGTTTCGAGCCTTTGCCCAGCAAGCCGCACACTTTTCCGATGCATTTTGGTTCAGTTTTGGGCTCATTTTCGATGGACACGGATAGGCGCCGACTTACCCATTTTGATGTGTTGATCGGGAAAGAAAGAGCTACACCGGAAGAGCTATAGTGGCAAGCTTGGGGTTTGACGTTTGACATAACATCGCCCGGCGCTGCCAACATGGGCGCGCCGGTGCTGTCAAGTTGACGGTTGGCGATGAAAACTGGTCTAAATTTAGcgtttgaatttgtttgcGCCGTTGAAGAATCGTTTGGGCGGGTTCGCAATCGttaaaatttattcaatttcgtATGTTTAAagaagtgttttttgtttttatatggtTTTGTATTGTGTAAGACTGTGAGATCGCTTAATGGCTCGTATAGGTCGTCGCTGTAACGGTACCTCAATGGTCCAACCACACATACGGTGCCAAATATTCAGccataccggcgaactcgttcgttcctgggaacgttcgccgcgacgctcattttcactcatttcatagccctctagataaaaaattagaaaaccgtatagattttgtactggccaacctagtggtacaaccctgtccactcatgagtgACGATTGAGATCGTTTGAGAAGAAGACCTTGGAAGACCAGCAACTAACCGTAAGTCAACCCTTCGCAGATCTAGATTTGGTAGTTGAACCACTGATGGTGCCACTATCTCTTTGGTCTTTGTCCTTGGAAGACCAGCACCTAACCGTACGTCAACCCTACGCAGATCTGGATTTGGTAGTAGAACCACTGATGATGCCACTATCACTTTGGTAGCAAAAGaccctgagagttttccaatCACCTTCAATTGGCAAGAGACATCGGTTATAGTTATAGAAATATGTTATAGCCTTATCAGTTGGGCCGGACTCTGAAGAGATGGTACGTGGCTACCACCTTCTCTaggatctgccgcatggtgaataTATGCTCAGAGGTTGATTTTCCAGtacggaatcctctttgatagttccCGACTACCTATACGACGTGAGGGACATGTTCCTGAAAGATCCGGCAGAATATTTTATATACGGTTGTTGCAGTCCATCCtgcttgtatatggggtagatggtGCCaggattccaatcacaaggcaatcgattcgctatccaaCACCTCAGTAGCAACCATTTCGGGGCAATTACATACACGTAAGAAAGAATCACAACAACGCAACGAATATGTTCCATACAATAAcgtttattgttgtttattgtgTAACTGTGTGCCTATTTATAGGTTTGTTTTACTCctctttttcactctctctctctcagctattttcattcaattaatTGGCCTGCGCTGAGTGAACATATACTATTATAtctgtttttctctcttttaccCATTGTCTCTTCGTTACATTTACCAATTTGTTTTTCGTATTTAGATGTACAGAGGCTTTAGTTTTGAAGTTTATTCTTACACTCTCGTTCTTTCAGTTACCAGTTTTCCAGCAGGAATCGATCtaaaatgattcaaaatcGTGCAATACATCAAAAACGGCTGATTATTGCGAAAGAAGAGAggaaaactacaaaaaaagcaaaatcctAGGGAACATAAACATTATGCTGTGTGAAGAACAAATAGTATTATATATGTGGgttcaaaaaaataataatcaccTATCGCTTGTTTTTTCGTGGTAAATGTCTCTCTTTTTCTGCCGTTGTCGTTATTTAACGCTACAATCACATATTCAGCTTtagttttctctctctctctctctctctctctctctctctctctctctctctctctctctctctctctctctcttttgctctttttctctGTGTACGTCTTATACTTTCGAGGTTATAATATACGTTTAATGTCTAACTTTTATAAAGTTTCAAATCCGATAAAATGATTCAAGactgattgttgttgtttttgtggttGTTTGTAAAACTGACTATAACTAACAATCATAACAAAAACTTTAAGcataaaaattgaataaaacagaaaaaaatatggTGATGACATACATGCTaagcaatgtgtgtgtgtgtgtgtgtgtgtgtgtgtgtgtgtgtgtgtgtgtgtgtgtgtgtgtgtgtgtgtgtgtgtgtgtgtgtgtgtgtgtgtgtgtgtgtgtgtgtgtgtgtgtgtgtgtgtgtgtgtgtgtgtgtgtgtgtgtgtgtgtgtgtgtgtgtgtgtgtgtgtgtgtgtgtgtgtgtgtgtgtgtgtgtgtgtgtgtgtgtgtgtgtgtgtgtgtgtgtgtgtgtgtgtgcatggggACAAAAAGGGGGGATTGATTTGCGAACAGAAACGGTTCAGGACGAAACGTAATCCTGGCGAGTAATCTGTACAAAACGGACATCTTTTAAAATAACACAGCACTACCGGAAGAGTGATACCTTCCAGAGTCTTTTGAACAGTTAATTAGATCCAACAATTCCATGTGCAATCGAATCTTAGATGGAACCGCTTTCTGCGGGAGCTTAAGACAAAAGCACTAACTATCTCATAGCAACTGGTCAAACACagtgaaacaaagcaaacaaaaggaGCATTTCTAAATGATTTTGCTTTTGACAACGCTAACAACGGTTTAAATTATAAGACGCATCTCGTATATGGACTGTTGTCCAAtaatataaaacacacacacacacgcgcacctCGCCCCAAGTGATTCTGTTCCATTGCCGTATGCAAAGCCCGCTAATTAGCTTGCCTCCGTCACGTGCATGCGCTGCTTCCTTGCTTCGATTATATGTCTTTTGctagtgtttgtttgttctggtCCTGCAATTTCCATTCCACTGAGACACCGCATCGCATCGTCTAATATAATAACAAATCTATAATATGAATCTGTATTGTACCTCCCCCTTTGGCGCTGATTTCCTTCCCCGACTGCTCCCACCATTATTGGCCCGTTCTCGCTTTTGCACACAGTTGGCGGactggttttgtttcttttacttcCTGTATTCCGGTTGTTACTATATCATAATCTCTTTTGAATAGTGTTCTTGCCTTTGCATGCTTATGCAGCAACAATAGTTATCCAATATTtcgcttttcttctctctctgcCCGCTCTTTCTCTGTGTAATAAATGTTTCAAGTTATAAAAATAGAAGTCTATTTTCCGTTACTGATTTGATTTGCATATACCTCCCTCCTAGAGCAAGACAAACGTAAAGTGTGTATCTATAATGgatatatgtatgtgtgagtgtaagtttgtgtgtgtgtgtgtgtgtttgactaTCAGCGATAGAAATTTAATTCGttttattctattctatttctttaccttcttttttcattCTATTTAGATGCACGTTACATAGATAACATGCTAAAgtgttgttttccatttcatctTAAGTCCGCgttttttatacttaaatttcAACATTACACAATTTAAACCATGGCCAATCGGTGGCGAGGATTATGCCGAGTTGGTGGTTGGCGATGGTCTAGCAGCGGCGATGGTTTCAAAACAAGCAGCGCTACACATTCAATGCACATAGAATAGTTGGAAATAGTTGCATCTAATCCATGCTGCTATCgatcccccccaaaaaaactcGGCCACAGCGGTATTGGCGCAGTTATTAAGGAGTCGCGAAGACGCGTAAAAtagaatcaaaacaaaaaaaacgcaaaaaacgcTCACATCATTGCTGTACAGGTATTTTACAATGAAACGCATCTCCTCTAAAACAACTCAATCTACAACGACTATAACACAGAAATGCCGTAACATTTGCTACCCAACAGGACGACATTGATGGGCTAAGAGGTGGATCAGTGATCGATCGTGTGTCAGCTGCCGCACACAACTGTTGCTACACAGGTTAGAGGCACTGTGACCGATCAACACAGCACACCTCGTAGTACACCCCTTTTTGTCATAGCAAAACAAGTGGTATGGAAACATATACAGCACTTCCAGGGCTGCATACACGCATATAGGACGACGGTGCGGTCGCGCAGGAAATGCGCACTTCTGACGCACCGTGCGCGCATAGACGAATCGTCTAAGTTGGTTTCCGTCCGCTTGGCTAGCGCCACGGTCGCAATGCAAACACAGGCACAGACTACGACGGTTCGCAACAGCGGTTCTCGCAACAAGCAGAATAAAGAGAATAGATGTATATGGACCAACCAATGCCCGTAAGGGGTGTGTATATGTAGATTGTTGGTGGTAGTTTTCAcatgtttcatgtttgtttgtttttcacagCATTTGCCTTATAAGTTTTAAAAATCCATTTGTCATGATTTTCTCGGTGGTGTAGGCGGTGGTGCTCGTACAGCTTCTTTGCGAATGTTCTCATATACTGCGAAATGGAAAGAAGAATGAAATTAAGATTACTAATTGTTGGGGGTGTTTTGGGGGATACAGTATCGCGGGGCGGTAGCTTTGCTGCGATTGTCTTACCTGATAGTGAGTTATTTAGATCGTTCACAGTTCTCGGTAATGGCAACTGCGAGTCCGATGTCGACctgaaacaaatacacacacaaaggtgGGTCAGTAATGCGCGGTGCAAGGGAGTATGATAACATAATTAACACTTAAAACTAGTAAGTAAGTAACGCAACActagaaaacaacgaaatgaaaatgatctacaaacaaaaacaccataTCGCAAGACATGCTTTGTAACTGCATGGGGTAAACCTAATATCAATAATATTTTACTTCAAACACAGCTTCAAAGTAgcataaaatacaaaatcaaaaaaaaaaaaaggaacacaaaACCACGGCCAATTACAGCGAGAACACACAGTTGTAACGCAATTATACCTAATCGTGTGGTTGTGCTGCATACGATTGTTCTGCAAGTCTTGTCTTGTGTTTAAGCTTAATGTTGACAGCGATGGGAGTAGCTGGGTTCGCTGCAGATCATTCGAGTCGCATGCATATCTGCTCGTACACGTGGGATGGTAAAGTGGGATCAGTACAGAAGACggtaaaacattaaatttgcaATGTAATTAGAGTAGGAGCGCTCAGCGCACTCGCTTAGTTTTTGATAGGCTACCAGATATGGAAAAGGGTGGAAAGAGTACGGATACAGACAATGAGAAGGCAATCGAGAAGAGTCCATCTTACAGTAAGTAGTGTAACACATCGTAACAAAACGTACAAGCAGTAACTTATTGTTCTAATGATGTCTTTAAAGTTTAGTTCCAAATGAATAAAGGCCGCCTTTCTTTCATCTCATGTGAATTGTAATTAAATATCCGATCTTAGTACGGTTCAATTTTACACTCGACGATATACAAAACATATGCTCTTTTACATGCCTTATTAAAACAATCCAACAACGGAGGAAGCAATACCAATGCACAGAAAAGCATTTCATCTTCCGAAACATTTTTCCGCTCTTTCTTTCGGATGCAACTGCGCTTGACTTTAGCTGCAACGCTCGATTTGGAGCCCAAAAACTAAGGAAACATCTTAGCGCTAGAAACTGTACAGAGAGCAAAGCCAAAATCACAAAGGTGCACATAATCTTATCGTGGCAGAGACGCTTCCCTAATCCTTCTCGTTACTTGAATTACTAGGAGCAATACCATAGCTAATGATACACTTTATTGTACATGTACATCTCAACACTAATGTACACCATTTAACGTGCTGCTGCAGAGCTCAGCTCGGCCTCAATGTGTTTATTCTAATTTGCTTTCCGATTTTGTTACCGTCAGTTGCCGCATTTATCCAAACGAAagatagaagaaaacaaaacacgttaCCCCATTTTCTCAATCTCTATCTCACACAAGCGACCACATGGTTTACCCCGTTCTACCTTTAAACAATCACACACTGTTTTAATCGTGCAATCAGTTatggaaagcaaaaacaaatccgCAACACTAAGGTATACAGAGCAGGAGTGCGATGGATGGagataaaaaagaaggaaagccaTTTAAATTACTatagtagtagcagtaatATCACAACGATGGTGTACAAGCCAACACACGCAACACGAGAACGAATTTTGCGTAGCACGAACAATGTACAACAATTTACAACTATATTCCCCCGCGCTTCTTTTCCGCTGTGTTCTGGTCGCGATCTGGTCGTTCCCTATGCGTCATACCGTTCGCTCCAGCTAATCCCTTGATCCCTTTCCCTGGCCTCCTAATGCTTTGTTGCCCTTACATTCTGCACTGTTTTAGCATGACCACCCGGCAGAGAAATTATCGACGAGCGAGCAGTGcaaggtagcagcagcaacaacaacaggggCCGTCGTGAAGACCGTTCTTTTACCCGTTTATGGTGCAAACGTAGTAGCTCGTTCTTTCAGGGAGGGAGGGGTTTTGGGTGGGGTCGGATGGGGgatatacaaacacacgcgctcTAGGTTACGGCTACACAGACGGACAGACGTGGGTCAGGCGGAGGTACgtagaagggggggggggggggggacagcGTAACGCTAAGTTAGTTTCGAAAGCGCTTAAACAGTTACTTTAGACATAGATTTCGTCGACGTACTTAATGTTGGTGTACTCGCGGCCCACCTGCAGGCTCTGCTGCTCGGCCTGCTTCCGCTGCAGCAGCGTCTGGATGTAGTGCTGGACGGCGAAGTAGACGAACTTGTATTGAGCTTCCGTCTGCACCATGCCGGAACGCTGCGAGCGCACCATCTGAATTGTCCGCTGAATGTCAATCTCACACTCGTGacctaaaaacaaaaaccggagCGTGTGTTTAAAAAGGATGGGCGATTCGGGAAGCGCTGTGAAGCTCCCTACCTTGACGCAGAATCTGATCCAAAATCATATCGATCACGATAAACGTGCCCGTCCGCCCGATGCCAGCCGAACAGTGCACACAAATGGGACCCTAAAATGAGCAAGCAAACACGTAAGCTTTCCAATCCGCCTGTGCTTTTGTCGTCGTGCTGCACTTACCGGCATCAAACCCTCCAGCTGCAGCTGGGCCTGGCGCGTGTTCACGTCCTGCAGGAAGTTGAGCACGCAGCCCGGATCCGCCGGTACGCCGTGGTCGGGCCACACCTGGAAGTGGTACTGGTAGATTTTGC encodes the following:
- the LOC1273524 gene encoding small ribosomal subunit protein eS8, with the protein product MGISRDSYHKRRATGGKKAAIRKKRKYELGRPAANTKIGATRVHFVRTRGGNRKFRALRLDSGNFAWGSEGMARKARIIDVVYNASNNELIRTKTLVKNAIIVIDASPFRQWYESHYLLPLGKKRELKAGEEDVLSKKRSKSNLRKYVKRQKNAKIDPAVEEQFNAGRLLACISSRPGQVGRADGYILEGKELEFYLKKIKNKKSK